In Pedobacter heparinus DSM 2366, the following are encoded in one genomic region:
- a CDS encoding FAD-dependent oxidoreductase: MIRKEAEESRSLRIERYNADFAIIGGGMSGVCAAITAARQGLKVVLVQDRPVLGGNASSEVRLWILGATSHMGNNNRWSREGGIIDELLVENTYRNPEGNPVILDMILLDKVKQESNITLLLNTAVYEVNKIKADQIDSIKAFCSQNATEYIISAPLFCDASGDGIAGFLSGAAFRMGAELADEFNEPMAPDASYGELLGHSLYFYTKDMGKPVQFTAPAFAIDVQKEIPRYKSFNAKEHGCKLWWVEHGGRMDTVHDTEQIKWELWKVIYGVWDYIKNSGNFPEAENYTLEWVGTIPGKRESRRFEGDYILSQSDLIAQKLHSDGVAYGGWSIDLHPADGVFSDRSPCNQWHSKGIFQIPYRCIYSRNIKNLFLAGRIISVSHVAFGGTRVMATCAYVAQAAAVAAALCLKYKKLPAELYQENYLPLLQKELIKTGQYIPGVSWEDKEDLLQYAGLRSSSNLEFKGFSRQNCIFKVLSTAAAQLLPLQAGKFPSFSVLLRADIPTTLAVELRVSNKTGGFTPDTTLAVKHIELQAGEQEVNISFDISTDKEQYVFVCFLINSKVQLAYSDQRITGMLSVFNGVNKAVSNNGKQLAPDGSGVESFEFWCPQRRPEGQNIALQFKQAIHTFVVGHIRNGTDRPTVQPNAWVADPSDPAPAIELAWEQTRFINRIDLVFDTDTDHAMESVLMTHPETVMPFCVRDYHIEDGDGKVIYQKTGNYHTRNEIIFDTPLQTKKLKVILTHPSVHVPASLFSLRCYSPNQF, encoded by the coding sequence ATGATACGAAAAGAGGCAGAAGAAAGCCGCAGTTTAAGAATTGAAAGGTATAATGCAGATTTTGCCATAATTGGTGGCGGGATGTCTGGGGTATGCGCTGCAATAACGGCAGCCAGGCAGGGCTTAAAAGTAGTGCTTGTGCAGGACAGACCAGTTTTGGGGGGTAATGCATCCAGCGAGGTCCGGCTTTGGATACTGGGTGCTACTTCGCACATGGGCAATAACAACCGCTGGAGCAGGGAAGGGGGCATCATAGATGAACTGCTTGTAGAAAATACTTATAGAAATCCTGAAGGGAACCCTGTGATATTAGACATGATCCTGCTGGACAAAGTGAAACAGGAAAGTAATATTACTTTGCTGCTTAACACTGCCGTATATGAAGTAAATAAAATTAAAGCAGATCAGATTGACAGTATAAAGGCTTTCTGCAGCCAGAATGCTACTGAATATATAATTAGCGCCCCATTGTTTTGCGATGCCTCTGGTGATGGTATTGCAGGCTTTCTTTCGGGGGCAGCATTTAGAATGGGTGCAGAGTTAGCTGACGAATTTAATGAGCCGATGGCACCAGATGCCAGCTATGGTGAACTGCTTGGGCATTCCCTTTATTTTTATACAAAAGACATGGGCAAACCCGTTCAATTTACCGCACCGGCCTTTGCAATTGATGTTCAGAAAGAAATACCAAGATATAAAAGCTTTAATGCAAAGGAGCACGGTTGTAAGCTGTGGTGGGTAGAACATGGGGGGCGTATGGATACTGTACACGATACCGAACAGATCAAATGGGAACTGTGGAAAGTGATTTATGGGGTGTGGGACTATATCAAAAACTCAGGTAATTTTCCTGAAGCAGAAAACTATACGCTGGAGTGGGTAGGGACAATACCTGGCAAACGGGAGAGCCGCAGATTTGAAGGCGACTATATCCTTTCGCAGTCAGATTTAATAGCGCAAAAACTCCATAGTGATGGGGTAGCCTATGGAGGATGGTCTATTGATCTCCACCCTGCTGATGGAGTGTTCAGTGATCGATCACCCTGCAATCAATGGCATAGCAAAGGCATCTTTCAGATCCCCTACCGCTGCATCTACAGCCGGAACATCAAGAACCTGTTCCTTGCCGGGCGTATCATCAGTGTTAGCCATGTGGCTTTTGGTGGTACCCGGGTTATGGCCACGTGCGCTTATGTGGCACAGGCAGCGGCGGTAGCAGCGGCGCTATGTCTGAAATATAAAAAGTTGCCAGCCGAATTGTATCAGGAAAACTATTTGCCGCTTTTACAGAAGGAGCTGATAAAAACGGGTCAGTATATTCCGGGTGTAAGCTGGGAAGATAAAGAAGACCTGCTTCAGTATGCAGGGCTGCGGTCCAGCTCAAATCTGGAATTTAAAGGTTTTAGCAGGCAAAATTGCATATTTAAAGTACTTTCTACTGCTGCTGCCCAATTGCTACCTTTACAAGCCGGTAAATTTCCATCATTTAGCGTATTGCTGAGGGCCGACATACCTACTACATTGGCTGTAGAATTAAGGGTGAGCAACAAAACAGGTGGTTTTACACCTGATACGACTCTTGCAGTAAAGCACATAGAACTGCAAGCGGGAGAACAGGAAGTAAATATAAGTTTTGATATTAGTACGGATAAAGAGCAGTATGTTTTTGTTTGCTTCCTGATCAACAGCAAAGTACAGCTGGCTTATTCCGATCAAAGAATTACCGGTATGCTCTCTGTTTTTAATGGAGTGAACAAGGCTGTTTCCAACAATGGCAAACAGCTGGCTCCCGATGGATCTGGAGTTGAGAGTTTTGAGTTTTGGTGCCCACAGAGGAGGCCGGAAGGCCAGAATATCGCTTTGCAGTTTAAACAAGCCATTCATACTTTTGTAGTTGGCCATATCAGAAACGGAACTGACCGGCCAACCGTACAACCCAATGCCTGGGTGGCAGATCCCAGTGATCCTGCGCCTGCCATTGAATTGGCATGGGAACAGACAAGGTTTATTAACCGGATTGACCTGGTCTTTGACACAGATACAGATCATGCTATGGAGTCGGTACTCATGACACATCCCGAAACTGTAATGCCTTTTTGCGTAAGGGATTATCATATTGAAGATGGAGATGGAAAGGTTATTTACCAAAAAACCGGCAATTATCATACAAGGAACGAAATCATATTTGACACGCCTTTACAAACTAAAAAACTAAAAGTTATATTGACGCATCCATCAGTTCATGTACCAGCGTCCTTGTTCTCTTTGAGATGTTATTCACCAAATCAATTTTAA
- a CDS encoding glycoside hydrolase family 97 protein has translation MHSVRCAEKVLVLKSPSSSLTVRVFKGGDKGFFYTLSLKNRTLIHASHLGLSIAGRPFLNPAAKLKLISSNSIAESFSLLRHNYKVKNVSYKSYRIGIGKSLIEFAVFDQGCAIRYHLPAKQVHITAEQTSFVLDGSAGAWFFERTNNWKLKSYAGLWTETRIDSLDKISPTGPVQGKPVVAQLADKSYLFIAEAALQGYSGMRLKANKNSLTVDFTEGDKGFYVQPNQFPFTPWRIIGWAANLNELVNQPLVETLNANPDSALFKNTDYIMPGKSAWSWITKDGNYLDPVTEKSIIDAAARLNYTYTLIDDGWEEKWKQKWEVLKDLVEYGRKKKIKVWVWKDSKFLRDVVYRDAFLDTLGRLGVAGIKIDFMNSEAKELIDFETSFLKAAAKKKLMVNFHGCQTSTGEYRTYPNEMTREGIRGMELNIMNEPIPAWHNAALPFTRFIMGPADYTPGLFSKRGATTLTHQLALLYLFDSPFQCIAENPVTLLKDTLYRPILPLIRDLPTTWDSTLVLNGSRIGHCAIAAKKKGNDWYLAAINGLAAENSITLDLSFIKDLSAYTAIVICDAKGAFSASSVIPAMLDEKNISIPPAGGFVVHLKRKDK, from the coding sequence ATGCATTCCGTCCGTTGTGCGGAAAAGGTTCTGGTACTTAAAAGTCCCTCATCTTCTTTAACGGTTCGTGTTTTTAAGGGGGGGGATAAAGGGTTTTTTTATACGCTTTCTTTGAAAAACAGGACGCTAATACATGCTTCTCATCTAGGTTTAAGTATTGCAGGCAGGCCCTTTTTGAATCCTGCAGCTAAACTGAAACTGATCAGCAGCAATAGCATAGCAGAATCCTTTTCACTGCTCCGTCACAACTATAAGGTTAAAAATGTTTCATACAAAAGTTACCGGATTGGCATTGGCAAAAGCCTGATTGAGTTTGCTGTATTTGATCAGGGTTGCGCTATCCGTTATCATTTACCTGCTAAGCAGGTACACATTACAGCAGAGCAAACGAGTTTTGTTTTGGATGGAAGTGCAGGTGCCTGGTTCTTTGAGCGCACAAATAACTGGAAGCTTAAATCTTACGCCGGCTTGTGGACTGAAACGCGAATTGACAGTCTGGATAAAATTAGCCCTACTGGCCCTGTACAGGGAAAGCCTGTTGTGGCCCAGCTGGCAGATAAAAGTTATTTGTTTATTGCAGAAGCTGCATTGCAGGGGTACAGCGGGATGCGGCTTAAAGCCAATAAAAACAGTCTTACGGTAGATTTTACCGAAGGAGATAAAGGTTTTTATGTCCAGCCGAACCAGTTTCCTTTTACCCCCTGGCGCATCATCGGCTGGGCAGCAAACCTGAATGAGCTGGTTAATCAACCCCTGGTTGAAACATTAAATGCAAACCCCGATAGTGCTTTGTTTAAAAATACGGATTATATAATGCCGGGAAAAAGTGCCTGGAGCTGGATTACAAAGGATGGGAACTACCTGGATCCTGTTACAGAAAAAAGTATCATCGATGCCGCTGCCCGGCTAAATTATACCTATACATTAATTGACGATGGCTGGGAGGAAAAATGGAAACAAAAATGGGAGGTGCTGAAAGATCTGGTAGAATATGGCCGTAAAAAAAAGATAAAGGTCTGGGTGTGGAAGGATTCCAAGTTTTTAAGGGATGTGGTGTATCGTGATGCTTTTCTGGATACCTTGGGCCGTTTAGGTGTTGCAGGAATTAAAATAGATTTCATGAACAGTGAAGCAAAGGAGCTGATAGATTTTGAGACCAGCTTTTTAAAAGCTGCCGCTAAAAAAAAGCTGATGGTCAACTTTCATGGCTGCCAGACCTCTACAGGGGAGTATCGTACCTATCCCAATGAAATGACCAGGGAAGGTATCAGGGGAATGGAACTGAACATCATGAATGAACCCATTCCAGCATGGCACAATGCGGCGTTGCCCTTTACAAGGTTTATCATGGGACCTGCAGATTATACACCTGGACTTTTTTCCAAAAGAGGGGCAACAACACTTACGCATCAGCTGGCCCTACTTTATTTGTTTGATTCACCTTTTCAATGCATTGCCGAAAATCCGGTAACACTTTTAAAAGATACCTTATATCGTCCTATACTTCCTTTGATAAGGGATTTACCAACAACCTGGGACAGTACATTGGTCCTAAATGGAAGCAGGATAGGCCATTGCGCCATTGCAGCCAAAAAGAAAGGGAATGACTGGTATTTAGCCGCAATTAACGGGCTTGCTGCAGAAAATTCCATAACCCTGGATCTATCCTTTATAAAAGACCTGTCGGCCTATACGGCAATTGTTATCTGCGATGCTAAGGGTGCATTTTCCGCTTCATCGGTAATTCCTGCCATGTTAGATGAAAAGAATATATCCATTCCCCCTGCGGGAGGTTTTGTAGTCCATTTGAAACGGAAAGATAAATAG
- a CDS encoding SGNH/GDSL hydrolase family protein — MAMNKIAVRTILLGCLMMSATVFSQTGPARGDRDKIAASQAGASPIYFEVSAFNIPAIEPGNFNNELECNVRGGFPGFFEKVNQGKKVVVAFIGGSITQANFGYRLQTARYLEQAYPQARFQWINAGVSGTGTELGAFRIKEQVLNHRPDLIFIEFAVNGAYAPGMEGMIRQTIRENPNASICLIYTILTGQTVFYQKNELPPNIKGLEQVGIHYNLPAVNLGMEAASLEAEGKLVWKGTQTDEGKILFSEDGIHPTTAGGNLYAAAIARAFKKIAAAKQLKKKELPEPLITAAWDEATMVDPSALEGLDNAWQLMPTDANPNLKKFNPWFSSVFTASTPGATFSFRFKGDMLGVFDIGGPEAGQLEWIIDGKPVKIMNRFNSYCNNRYRGQFDVVNVPQGIHLVKVVLSRQKADKLMILPEDKRADIIEHPEKYDQTVAYLGRILLRGTLLK, encoded by the coding sequence ATGGCAATGAATAAAATTGCAGTAAGAACTATATTACTTGGTTGTTTAATGATGTCTGCTACAGTATTTTCCCAAACCGGGCCAGCACGAGGTGACCGCGATAAGATTGCGGCTTCTCAGGCTGGAGCTTCTCCGATTTATTTTGAGGTTTCTGCTTTCAATATTCCAGCCATTGAACCTGGTAATTTTAACAATGAGTTGGAATGCAATGTCAGGGGAGGTTTTCCGGGTTTTTTTGAAAAGGTAAATCAAGGTAAAAAGGTTGTGGTCGCTTTTATCGGGGGGAGCATCACCCAGGCAAATTTTGGCTACCGCCTCCAGACAGCAAGGTACCTCGAGCAGGCTTATCCTCAGGCCAGGTTTCAATGGATCAATGCGGGGGTCTCCGGTACCGGAACGGAACTGGGTGCTTTCCGGATCAAAGAACAGGTACTCAACCATAGGCCTGATCTTATTTTTATAGAATTTGCAGTTAATGGCGCCTATGCTCCCGGGATGGAGGGGATGATCCGCCAAACGATCAGAGAAAACCCTAATGCGTCTATTTGTTTGATCTACACTATTTTAACCGGTCAGACAGTTTTTTATCAAAAGAATGAACTACCGCCAAATATTAAAGGGCTGGAACAGGTTGGCATACATTACAACCTTCCTGCTGTTAATTTAGGTATGGAGGCGGCGAGCCTGGAAGCAGAGGGGAAGTTGGTCTGGAAAGGTACTCAGACTGATGAGGGTAAAATTTTGTTTTCTGAGGATGGAATTCATCCAACAACGGCAGGAGGGAACCTGTATGCAGCGGCTATAGCACGCGCCTTCAAAAAAATAGCGGCAGCAAAACAATTAAAAAAGAAGGAACTACCGGAACCATTAATTACAGCAGCCTGGGATGAGGCAACGATGGTTGACCCATCGGCTTTGGAGGGGCTGGACAATGCCTGGCAATTAATGCCGACAGATGCCAATCCTAATCTTAAAAAGTTCAATCCCTGGTTTTCAAGCGTGTTTACCGCAAGTACGCCCGGAGCTACCTTTAGTTTTCGTTTTAAGGGAGATATGTTGGGCGTATTTGATATAGGCGGACCAGAGGCTGGACAGCTGGAATGGATTATAGACGGAAAACCGGTAAAAATTATGAACAGGTTCAACAGCTATTGCAATAACCGATACCGGGGGCAGTTTGATGTAGTTAATGTGCCACAAGGCATCCATTTGGTAAAGGTCGTTCTGTCTCGCCAAAAGGCTGATAAACTCATGATACTGCCTGAAGACAAGAGAGCAGATATAATTGAGCACCCAGAAAAATACGATCAGACAGTGGCCTACCTGGGGCGGATCTTATTGAGAGGAACATTACTGAAATGA
- a CDS encoding DUF5017 domain-containing protein, which produces MNKLLIASIVCFFLASCQKTYELAAPDDFSVEPEKTSYKIGDSVRFVINGKPENIVFWSGEVGRKYEFRKRTVVEGNSISLNFKTFAQFGLMPIDQSVIKVYVSTDFSGKYDAASVRAATWEDITDKAVLSSGLDQTPSGNIDLNSFAARNKSMVLALAYKTSVIKPEAQQNRWVVRSFDLKSTNQQGEETVLATMATAGWTAFNFSGPATTWSITSAQLLTVRNSTELDDDWVVTKQFNPNSTTPDIGESIKNISQNLTNYTRVYTKAGVYKVTFVATNANLERSATVVKEIELNITQ; this is translated from the coding sequence ATGAATAAGTTATTAATTGCATCTATCGTATGCTTTTTTCTGGCCTCCTGCCAGAAGACCTATGAACTGGCTGCTCCGGATGATTTTTCCGTTGAACCGGAAAAAACCAGTTATAAAATAGGTGATTCTGTGCGGTTTGTCATAAACGGAAAACCGGAGAACATTGTATTCTGGTCGGGTGAAGTAGGCCGTAAATATGAGTTTAGAAAAAGAACCGTAGTGGAAGGAAATTCCATTTCCCTCAATTTTAAGACTTTCGCCCAGTTCGGGCTCATGCCTATCGACCAGTCTGTAATAAAGGTATATGTATCAACCGATTTCAGTGGAAAATATGATGCTGCAAGTGTTAGGGCGGCTACCTGGGAAGACATTACTGATAAGGCTGTTCTTTCTTCCGGTCTGGACCAGACGCCTTCGGGGAACATTGACCTGAACAGTTTTGCTGCACGTAATAAAAGCATGGTATTGGCTTTGGCTTATAAGACCAGCGTTATAAAGCCGGAAGCACAGCAAAACCGCTGGGTAGTCCGTTCTTTTGATCTTAAGAGCACCAACCAGCAGGGAGAAGAAACCGTGCTGGCTACCATGGCTACGGCGGGCTGGACTGCTTTTAACTTTAGTGGTCCTGCTACCACCTGGAGCATTACCTCGGCCCAGCTGCTTACCGTAAGGAACAGCACTGAACTGGATGACGACTGGGTGGTAACCAAACAGTTTAATCCCAACAGTACTACACCAGATATAGGGGAATCCATTAAGAACATTTCCCAAAACCTGACCAATTATACCAGGGTATATACCAAGGCTGGCGTTTACAAAGTGACGTTTGTGGCAACCAATGCCAATTTGGAGCGATCAGCAACAGTTGTAAAGGAAATAGAATTAAACATTACCCAATGA
- a CDS encoding RagB/SusD family nutrient uptake outer membrane protein, with product MKTTLFYIAMMLALVVTSCSKILDTTPQDFVSPINYYNTESELQSALAGVYDRLGDNRVYSQGMACYMVFSDEFFMKSQTSGMNANIVDASTLELNRHWEAIYTGIERANMLLENIDKAVKVTEEKRNEIKGQALFLRAYYYFMLADEFGPVPLKLQSSKSPEEAPLPGTPVKDIYARIVADMKQAEELVKSVSDYGYNTRITKTTVQGILARVYLTMAGFPLNDVAKYADARSYAEKVMLSGLHGLNPDFKQVYINHVQEIFDTRESLWEVEFKGTNQGEIQEGGMIGSYNGITSGNIEMGYGYDYVHATAKLYNAYAAGDQRKDWTVAPFRYVTTGQTAVKTNWAADQIYDRSNGKWRREYELLLPRNQNYTGTNWPLLRYADVLLMFAEADNYVNNGPSADAYKAINMVRRRGYGKDVLLPDVQADAAAGLSQPDFLDLIRNERLRELAFEGLRKHDLVRWGIYPSVMQAQVREYQANMPAALKDPAIAQAQRVTERAVLFPIPNSELAVNPNIKQNTGW from the coding sequence ATGAAAACAACTTTATTTTATATCGCTATGATGCTGGCACTGGTTGTCACCTCATGTTCAAAGATCCTGGACACAACCCCACAGGATTTTGTATCACCAATAAATTATTACAATACAGAAAGCGAACTGCAATCTGCATTGGCCGGAGTATACGACCGTTTGGGCGATAACAGGGTTTATTCACAAGGTATGGCCTGCTATATGGTTTTTAGTGACGAGTTTTTCATGAAAAGTCAGACATCGGGAATGAATGCCAATATTGTAGATGCTTCTACCCTGGAACTAAACAGGCACTGGGAAGCGATTTATACCGGCATTGAACGCGCAAATATGTTACTGGAGAACATAGATAAGGCGGTTAAGGTAACTGAAGAAAAGCGTAACGAAATAAAAGGGCAGGCACTTTTTTTAAGGGCTTACTATTATTTTATGCTGGCAGATGAGTTTGGGCCGGTACCTTTAAAGCTTCAATCCAGCAAATCGCCTGAAGAAGCCCCACTTCCGGGTACTCCTGTAAAAGATATTTATGCGCGTATAGTGGCCGATATGAAACAGGCAGAGGAGTTGGTAAAGTCGGTTTCTGACTATGGCTATAATACGCGAATTACGAAAACGACAGTACAAGGTATACTGGCCAGGGTTTATCTGACTATGGCGGGTTTTCCACTAAATGATGTTGCAAAATATGCTGATGCCAGAAGCTATGCAGAAAAAGTAATGCTATCTGGATTGCACGGGCTGAACCCTGATTTTAAACAGGTCTATATCAATCATGTGCAGGAAATATTTGACACAAGAGAAAGTTTATGGGAAGTCGAATTTAAAGGAACGAACCAGGGTGAAATACAGGAGGGTGGTATGATTGGCAGTTATAATGGCATTACCAGTGGAAACATTGAGATGGGCTATGGTTATGATTATGTGCATGCTACTGCAAAGCTTTACAATGCCTATGCAGCTGGCGACCAGAGAAAGGACTGGACGGTTGCACCTTTCAGATATGTAACTACCGGACAAACGGCGGTAAAGACCAATTGGGCGGCAGATCAGATATACGACAGGAGCAATGGGAAATGGAGGCGGGAGTATGAACTTCTTCTGCCAAGAAATCAAAACTATACCGGTACCAACTGGCCTTTGTTAAGATATGCGGATGTATTGCTGATGTTTGCAGAAGCTGATAATTATGTAAACAATGGTCCATCTGCCGACGCGTACAAAGCCATCAATATGGTAAGGCGCAGGGGATATGGAAAAGATGTACTCCTGCCAGATGTCCAGGCAGATGCTGCTGCTGGTTTATCCCAGCCGGACTTTCTGGACCTGATCAGGAACGAGCGTCTGCGAGAGCTTGCTTTCGAAGGACTCCGGAAACATGACCTTGTAAGATGGGGCATTTATCCTTCTGTGATGCAGGCGCAGGTTAGAGAGTACCAGGCCAATATGCCTGCGGCTTTAAAAGACCCTGCTATTGCACAGGCACAACGTGTAACAGAACGGGCCGTGCTGTTCCCGATTCCTAACAGCGAGCTGGCCGTTAACCCTAATATTAAACAAAACACAGGATGGTAA